The following coding sequences are from one Reyranella humidisoli window:
- a CDS encoding ABC transporter ATP-binding protein has product MIRLEGVSKSYAVPGGRHVILDDVSFELPPLSRIGIFGVNGAGKSALLRLIAGSEMPDRGRIVREGRISFPVGFTGTFHPHLSARENVAFLARIYGMNHGEVSAWIEEFAELDRYFDMPVGTYSSGMFARIAVATSFAFDFDLYLVDEVIEVGDAAFRRKCAAAFGERMHAASLILVSQHVETIRQYCNLGAVLHRGRLSDFTTIDEALETYERSLRAT; this is encoded by the coding sequence ATGATCCGCCTCGAGGGAGTGAGCAAGAGCTACGCCGTGCCCGGCGGGCGCCACGTCATCCTCGACGATGTGAGCTTCGAGCTGCCGCCGCTCAGCCGCATCGGCATCTTCGGCGTGAACGGCGCCGGCAAGTCCGCCCTGCTGCGCCTGATCGCGGGCAGCGAGATGCCCGACCGCGGCCGCATCGTGCGCGAGGGGCGCATTTCGTTTCCGGTCGGCTTTACCGGCACCTTCCACCCCCACCTCTCGGCCCGCGAGAACGTGGCGTTCCTGGCGCGGATCTACGGCATGAACCACGGCGAGGTCAGCGCCTGGATCGAGGAGTTCGCCGAGCTCGACCGCTATTTCGACATGCCGGTCGGCACCTACTCGTCCGGCATGTTCGCCCGCATCGCCGTCGCCACCAGCTTCGCCTTCGATTTCGACCTCTACCTGGTCGACGAGGTGATCGAGGTCGGCGATGCGGCCTTTCGCCGGAAGTGCGCGGCCGCCTTCGGGGAGCGTATGCATGCGGCCTCGCTGATCCTGGTTTCGCAGCATGTCGAGACGATCCGCCAGTACTGCAACCTCGGCGCGGTCCTGCATCGCGGCAGGCTCAGCGACTTCACGACGATTGACGAGGCTCTCGAGACCTACGAACGTTCGCTCCGGGCGACGTGA
- a CDS encoding tetratricopeptide repeat protein: MADAERLSAETPIEEVRARLSSDEAAAALSVEDLLVASEVAYVNRDLATSVRAMTLLVARDPDSAPFHHRLAVLLFESGDAAGAAESAARAVAYDPGLEPAHDLHVQARLQAGDVEGALAAAEARATLCGPSQAAQLQRARLLVQANRIEEALQAVHSVNDAGTPTEESLLMEIELAYRSGDLHAASSAAARAARLWPDAAAPRDKLARILFELSHHGRAIPLLLRLREEQPDDASVCHLLAASYASMGKNRLALDEILHALRIDPENGEYLYMAGVLSNRLGEREQGIRYLRQALAASPDKAEIHVELAHALAHANEDEEAVEVIDRASQLAPASTSVRDLRLFLLAKRSGREPVAYAGGSGLFPPMPRAPWRDRPARPPSRFAAVRDQLVTQARVLTALVLRDFRHRTAQGRFGFLSLFIPQAINIVTLGIVLSLFNGGMPPIGGHLFFFYATGVMPFYLFIHVIDHSQNLFQDNIGVLQVPVIARLDLVLAMALTELLIGFTVIVVTFGTFELISYGPRTDSHIEAVYATLAVWLFALGLGLISAVMNNLWRPWANGWMIMQRFLYVASGVFFLPQSMPEWIREPLSWNPLLQCIEWFRTGFFRDYDPPWLDKTYIFAVAFGTVLVGLILERALRRRMRTQ, translated from the coding sequence GTGGCGGACGCTGAGCGACTTTCGGCGGAAACGCCGATCGAGGAGGTGCGCGCGCGCCTCTCCTCCGACGAGGCCGCCGCCGCACTTTCCGTCGAGGACCTGCTGGTTGCCTCCGAAGTCGCCTATGTGAACCGCGACCTTGCGACGTCGGTTCGAGCCATGACGCTGCTGGTGGCGCGCGATCCGGACTCGGCGCCGTTCCATCACCGTCTGGCCGTCCTGCTGTTCGAGAGCGGCGATGCGGCAGGCGCGGCGGAAAGCGCCGCCCGCGCCGTCGCCTACGATCCGGGTCTCGAGCCCGCCCACGACCTCCACGTCCAGGCGCGCCTCCAGGCGGGTGACGTCGAGGGCGCGCTTGCCGCCGCCGAAGCCCGGGCGACGCTGTGCGGCCCGAGCCAGGCCGCCCAGTTGCAGAGGGCGCGGCTGCTGGTCCAGGCGAACCGGATCGAGGAGGCCCTGCAGGCGGTCCACTCGGTCAACGATGCCGGAACGCCCACCGAGGAGAGCCTCCTGATGGAGATCGAGCTCGCCTATCGCTCGGGCGACCTCCATGCCGCCTCCAGCGCCGCGGCGCGGGCGGCGCGGCTGTGGCCCGACGCGGCGGCGCCGCGCGACAAACTCGCCCGCATCCTGTTCGAGCTCAGCCATCACGGCCGGGCGATCCCGCTGCTGCTGCGCCTGCGCGAGGAGCAGCCGGACGACGCCTCGGTCTGCCACCTGCTGGCAGCCTCCTATGCCTCGATGGGCAAGAACCGGCTGGCGCTGGACGAGATCCTCCACGCGCTGCGCATCGATCCGGAGAACGGCGAATACCTCTACATGGCGGGCGTGCTGTCCAACCGGCTGGGCGAGCGCGAACAGGGCATCCGCTACCTGCGCCAGGCGTTGGCGGCCTCGCCCGACAAGGCCGAGATCCATGTCGAGCTGGCGCATGCGCTGGCCCATGCCAACGAGGACGAGGAAGCGGTCGAGGTGATCGACCGGGCGTCGCAACTGGCCCCCGCCAGCACCAGCGTGCGCGACCTGCGGCTCTTCCTGCTGGCCAAGCGCTCGGGGCGCGAGCCGGTCGCCTATGCCGGTGGGTCGGGCCTGTTCCCGCCCATGCCGCGGGCGCCGTGGCGCGACCGGCCGGCACGACCGCCGTCCCGTTTCGCGGCGGTCCGCGACCAGCTCGTCACGCAGGCGCGCGTGCTCACGGCGCTGGTGCTGCGCGACTTCCGCCATCGCACGGCGCAGGGCCGCTTCGGCTTCCTGTCGCTGTTCATCCCGCAGGCCATCAATATCGTGACCCTGGGCATCGTGCTCAGCCTGTTCAACGGCGGCATGCCACCGATCGGCGGGCACCTGTTCTTCTTCTATGCGACGGGCGTCATGCCCTTCTACCTGTTCATCCACGTCATCGATCATTCGCAGAACCTGTTCCAGGACAATATCGGCGTCCTGCAGGTCCCCGTGATCGCCCGTCTCGACCTCGTGCTGGCGATGGCGCTCACCGAGCTGCTGATCGGCTTCACCGTGATCGTGGTCACGTTCGGCACCTTCGAGCTGATCTCCTACGGCCCGCGCACGGACAGCCACATCGAGGCGGTCTATGCCACTTTGGCGGTCTGGCTGTTCGCGCTGGGGCTCGGCCTGATCAGCGCGGTCATGAACAACCTGTGGCGGCCGTGGGCCAACGGCTGGATGATCATGCAGCGCTTCCTCTACGTCGCCTCGGGCGTGTTCTTCCTGCCGCAGAGCATGCCGGAATGGATCCGCGAGCCGCTGTCCTGGAACCCGCTGCTGCAATGCATCGAGTGGTTCCGGACCGGCTTCTTCCGCGACTACGATCCGCCGTGGCTCGACAAGACCTACATCTTCGCCGTCGCCTTCGGCACGGTGCTGGTGGGCCTGATCCTCGAACGGGCGCTGCGCCGGCGCATGAGGACTCAATGA
- a CDS encoding glycosyltransferase family 9 protein: MECPTCTRADEFGCRVLIVKLDALGDVLRTGSLVPILHRLHPRPYVCWITRPEAVEIVRMIDGVDEVVPLNVDGLARIAEGGWDHVYALSNDHSTASLATTARPAHPVVGYSMKDGRLRPGNRAAERWLEMAAFDRLKRANTESYQKLMLDIVGVEGPLEPPRLTVERKHLDHAAGWIADLFAGSTRRRIAINVGSGARWPKKMLEADQIAAYARLAHERLDADILLVGGPAEIAKTEAILAACGPGTPVRSALTSHSVPEFVGVLRQVDALLCGDTLALHIATAIGLPTVCLVGPTSSAELADFDGLVLKSSVDTLDCLGCYGDCRKVDNCMSLFDLEGLVELTARQLARPAPVRPRAA, from the coding sequence ATGGAGTGCCCGACCTGCACCCGCGCCGATGAATTCGGCTGCCGCGTGCTGATCGTCAAGCTCGATGCGCTGGGCGACGTGCTGCGGACCGGCAGCCTGGTCCCGATCCTCCACAGGCTGCATCCGCGACCCTACGTCTGCTGGATCACGCGGCCCGAGGCGGTCGAGATCGTGCGCATGATCGACGGCGTGGACGAGGTGGTGCCGCTCAATGTCGACGGGCTGGCGCGCATCGCCGAGGGCGGCTGGGACCATGTCTATGCGCTGTCGAACGACCACAGTACGGCTTCGCTTGCCACCACGGCGCGGCCCGCGCATCCGGTCGTCGGCTATTCGATGAAGGACGGCCGCCTGCGTCCGGGCAACCGCGCCGCCGAGCGCTGGCTGGAGATGGCGGCCTTCGACCGACTGAAGCGCGCCAACACCGAGAGCTACCAGAAGCTGATGCTCGACATCGTCGGCGTCGAGGGGCCGCTGGAGCCGCCACGCCTCACGGTCGAGCGGAAGCATCTCGACCACGCGGCCGGCTGGATTGCGGACCTGTTCGCCGGCAGCACGCGCCGCCGCATCGCGATCAACGTCGGCTCGGGCGCCCGCTGGCCCAAGAAGATGCTCGAGGCCGACCAGATCGCGGCCTACGCCCGACTCGCGCACGAGCGGCTCGACGCCGATATCCTGCTCGTGGGCGGTCCGGCCGAGATCGCGAAGACCGAGGCGATCCTGGCAGCCTGCGGCCCCGGCACGCCGGTACGGTCGGCGCTCACATCGCACTCGGTGCCGGAGTTCGTCGGCGTGCTGCGACAGGTCGATGCGCTGCTGTGCGGCGACACGCTGGCGCTGCACATCGCCACCGCGATCGGCCTGCCGACCGTTTGCCTCGTCGGCCCGACCAGCTCGGCCGAGCTCGCCGATTTCGACGGACTGGTGCTCAAGAGTTCGGTCGACACGCTGGATTGCCTGGGCTGCTACGGCGATTGCCGCAAGGTCGACAACTGCATGTCCCTGTTCGACCTCGAGGGGCTGGTCGAGCTGACGGCCCGCCAGCTCGCCCGCCCGGCGCCGGTCAGGCCTCGCGCTGCCTGA
- a CDS encoding beta strand repeat-containing protein produces the protein MTTFIVSTLDDAGPGSLRAAITALNSSNAASNSIVFTVAGEIVLANSLPTILKPVTLDGMTAPGFAALGVPTVEINFGGNAGLTFSGASDGSAVFGLALGNSGSNGITLNSSGITLNANYIGIHANGTAFGNALDGIHVNSTSSGNLIGLNPESHPDTVTNVISGNGGNGIAFWGSSDNTVVGNRIGTDADGTTAVANGQNGILITNGAHDNMIGGTVYVDSSTGQANDPTGNKGTIVPPVLVTPPLGNLISGNGQNGVLIQNGSENNVLSGNFIGTDADGTAAIGNAGDGVQILNADNNALLGCDFYTEPFVYYNVLSGNGGNGVHITNSDNATIQANFFGIGADNATTVGNALNGILVDGDSRDTTVGGVIPLGNVSAGNGQNGIYVTDTASGFTTFNTFGGLLAFQGSAPNGNNGILIDSTGGNILLRTNVFSGNTNNGIEITGDAWGVTVDPNIIGLNTTGTSTTVDTGIGIPSMANGGSGVVISGNAHDNIIGGNNGSVIPQNTFSNNAGYGIEITGSAYNNQVLNTAIGTNSLITSGFGNGQGGILVSTTGTGNLIGGVEASPDEPRANYISGNTGNGITLAAGVTGTQIVDNVIGENSVGAPLPNTGAEIDDESGATNFIVGNVPGPTPPGTPPDITSNGGGPTASITMVTSQTLVTTVTAVDVDPGQTISYAITGGEDAALFQMVGGNQLSFITAPDLSDLPPAGATPGYQVTVSAADTVDAFSSQHITVWVSANPVLTAGSVSYYDAIGGVYVDLPAQIGQRGDVDASYWNGPSTVTPIAVDYFAGGIRNATGSAFDDLLVGGNTSGRLDGLDGDDLLYASSAQAAADASAVTVLNGDGGSNALYGGGAFNTFLLGNVDDDGVNQVWGGASQMAGVTGFANNTISFAEMAVGRSVYVDLLNGHNAYVNDGANNDGIFTLEASIVNVPNVIGSSGGDVIIAGNDASVIDGGGSADALYAGAGADTFVYADYLDSNLVTGYDTIVGFQLGSDKIDLSALGITADNLLIQTSGTSNTIYVEHDPGVFNANTDLALIAITTTTGGLQLSDFIL, from the coding sequence ATGACCACTTTCATTGTCTCCACCCTGGATGACGCCGGACCGGGTTCGCTCAGGGCCGCGATCACCGCACTCAACTCCAGCAATGCAGCCAGCAACTCGATCGTCTTCACCGTGGCCGGCGAGATCGTTCTGGCAAATTCCCTGCCCACCATCCTGAAGCCGGTCACGCTCGACGGCATGACCGCGCCGGGCTTCGCGGCGCTGGGCGTACCGACCGTCGAGATCAACTTCGGCGGGAACGCCGGTCTCACCTTCTCGGGCGCGTCGGACGGTTCGGCCGTATTCGGCCTCGCGCTGGGCAATTCCGGCAGCAACGGCATCACGCTCAACAGCTCCGGCATCACGCTGAACGCCAACTACATCGGCATCCATGCCAACGGCACCGCTTTCGGCAACGCGCTGGACGGCATCCACGTCAATTCGACCTCGTCCGGCAACCTGATCGGCCTCAACCCCGAGAGTCATCCGGACACCGTCACGAACGTCATCTCCGGCAATGGCGGCAACGGCATCGCCTTCTGGGGATCGTCGGACAACACTGTGGTCGGCAATCGCATCGGCACGGATGCCGATGGCACCACGGCCGTGGCCAACGGCCAGAACGGCATCCTGATCACCAACGGCGCGCACGACAACATGATCGGCGGCACGGTCTACGTCGATTCGTCGACCGGCCAGGCCAACGATCCGACCGGCAACAAGGGCACCATCGTCCCGCCGGTGCTCGTGACGCCGCCGCTCGGCAACCTGATCTCGGGCAACGGCCAGAACGGCGTGCTGATCCAGAACGGGTCCGAGAACAACGTGCTCAGCGGCAACTTCATCGGTACCGACGCCGACGGTACCGCCGCCATCGGCAACGCCGGCGACGGCGTTCAGATCCTCAACGCCGACAACAACGCCCTGCTGGGCTGCGACTTCTATACCGAGCCCTTCGTCTACTACAACGTGCTGAGCGGCAATGGCGGCAACGGCGTCCACATCACCAATTCCGACAATGCCACGATCCAGGCCAACTTCTTCGGCATCGGCGCCGACAATGCGACCACGGTCGGCAACGCCCTGAACGGCATCCTGGTCGACGGCGATTCGCGCGACACCACGGTCGGCGGCGTCATCCCGCTCGGCAACGTCTCGGCCGGCAACGGCCAGAACGGCATCTACGTCACCGATACCGCCAGCGGCTTCACGACCTTCAACACGTTCGGCGGCCTGCTCGCCTTCCAGGGCTCGGCGCCCAACGGCAACAACGGCATCCTGATCGATTCGACGGGCGGCAACATCCTGCTCCGCACCAACGTCTTCTCCGGCAACACCAACAACGGCATCGAGATCACCGGCGACGCCTGGGGCGTCACCGTCGATCCCAACATCATCGGCCTGAATACGACGGGCACCAGCACGACCGTCGATACCGGCATCGGCATCCCGAGCATGGCCAACGGCGGCAGCGGAGTCGTGATCAGCGGCAACGCCCACGACAACATCATCGGCGGCAACAACGGCTCGGTGATCCCGCAGAATACCTTCTCGAACAACGCCGGCTACGGAATCGAGATCACGGGCAGTGCCTACAACAATCAGGTCCTCAACACCGCCATCGGCACCAACTCCCTGATCACCAGCGGCTTCGGCAACGGCCAGGGCGGCATCCTGGTCTCGACCACCGGCACCGGAAACCTGATCGGCGGCGTCGAGGCGAGCCCCGACGAGCCGCGCGCCAACTACATCAGCGGCAACACCGGCAACGGCATCACGCTCGCCGCCGGCGTCACCGGCACGCAGATCGTCGACAATGTCATCGGCGAGAACTCGGTCGGCGCGCCGCTCCCCAATACCGGCGCGGAGATCGACGACGAAAGCGGCGCGACCAACTTCATCGTGGGCAACGTCCCCGGACCGACGCCGCCGGGCACACCGCCGGACATCACCTCGAACGGCGGCGGACCGACCGCCAGCATCACCATGGTGACCAGCCAGACGCTGGTGACGACCGTCACCGCCGTCGACGTGGATCCCGGCCAGACGATTTCCTACGCCATCACCGGCGGCGAGGACGCGGCGCTGTTCCAGATGGTCGGCGGCAACCAGTTGAGCTTCATCACGGCCCCCGACCTCAGCGACCTGCCGCCGGCGGGGGCGACGCCGGGCTACCAGGTGACCGTCTCTGCCGCCGACACCGTCGATGCGTTCTCAAGCCAGCACATCACCGTCTGGGTCTCGGCCAATCCGGTCCTGACGGCCGGCAGCGTCAGCTATTACGACGCGATCGGCGGCGTCTATGTCGACCTGCCGGCGCAGATCGGCCAGCGCGGCGACGTCGATGCAAGCTACTGGAACGGACCGTCCACGGTGACGCCGATCGCCGTCGATTACTTTGCCGGCGGCATCCGCAATGCGACGGGCTCGGCGTTCGATGACCTGCTGGTCGGCGGCAACACCAGCGGCCGCCTGGACGGACTGGACGGCGACGACCTGCTGTACGCCAGCAGCGCACAGGCGGCGGCCGATGCGAGCGCCGTTACGGTGCTGAACGGCGACGGCGGCAGCAACGCCCTCTACGGGGGCGGTGCCTTCAACACCTTCCTGCTGGGCAACGTCGACGACGACGGCGTCAACCAGGTGTGGGGCGGCGCGTCGCAGATGGCGGGCGTTACGGGCTTTGCAAACAACACGATCTCGTTCGCCGAGATGGCGGTCGGCCGCAGCGTCTATGTCGACCTGCTCAACGGCCACAACGCCTATGTCAACGACGGCGCCAACAACGACGGCATCTTCACGCTCGAAGCCTCGATCGTGAACGTGCCGAACGTCATCGGTTCGTCCGGCGGCGACGTCATCATCGCCGGCAACGATGCTTCCGTCATCGACGGCGGCGGCAGTGCCGACGCGCTCTATGCCGGCGCCGGCGCCGACACCTTCGTTTACGCCGACTACCTCGACAGCAACCTGGTCACGGGATACGACACGATCGTCGGATTCCAGCTCGGCAGCGACAAGATCGACCTCTCGGCGCTCGGCATCACCGCCGACAATCTGCTGATCCAGACGTCGGGCACGTCGAACACGATCTACGTCGAGCACGATCCGGGCGTCTTCAACGCCAACACGGATCTGGCCCTGATCGCGATCACCACCACGACCGGCGGGCTTCAGCTCTCCGACTTCATCCTCTGA
- a CDS encoding BMP family ABC transporter substrate-binding protein, with translation MRRRTLLAAAALASPLATGRAARAAGFTVGFVYIGPRLDWGWNQSHAVAAVELARLPGVRLVEAPYLPESTDYGSGRDDAETRAYARALNGLIGAGADIVFSTAFDNDPFLRTAAQRYAGIPFRQASLLPLKERPGRLGSQNALIHEGHYVNGVAAGLSTRTNRLGFVAGLPLGAVLLNVNAFLLGARRTNPQARVHVTFTGGWEDATRDAAATNALIDAGCDVITCHLDAPAPIIATAESRGVRSCGHAFDQAPLAPRGYITGADYHWTAMFRGFVETCRGGGALPDFVTGGYDKDYVRSSPFGAGASPEAIAAATRAIAAMKEGQPIFTGPLDDNRGRRVLAAGTTLGATAEALQRTDYLLDGVVGSPP, from the coding sequence ATGAGACGGCGGACGCTCCTCGCCGCTGCAGCGCTGGCCTCCCCCCTCGCCACCGGCCGGGCGGCGCGCGCGGCCGGATTCACCGTCGGCTTCGTCTATATCGGCCCGCGCCTCGACTGGGGCTGGAACCAGTCGCATGCCGTCGCCGCCGTCGAACTCGCGCGACTGCCGGGCGTGCGGCTGGTCGAGGCACCCTACCTGCCCGAGAGCACGGACTATGGAAGCGGGCGGGACGATGCCGAAACGCGTGCCTATGCGCGCGCACTGAATGGGCTGATTGGCGCCGGCGCAGACATCGTGTTCTCCACAGCCTTCGACAACGACCCGTTCCTGCGCACGGCGGCGCAGCGGTATGCCGGCATCCCCTTCCGGCAGGCCTCGCTGCTTCCGCTGAAGGAGCGACCGGGCCGGCTCGGCAGCCAGAATGCACTGATCCACGAGGGGCATTATGTGAACGGCGTCGCAGCCGGGCTCAGCACGCGCACCAATCGGCTGGGCTTCGTGGCCGGCCTGCCGCTCGGCGCCGTGCTGCTGAACGTGAACGCCTTTCTGCTGGGCGCGCGCCGCACCAATCCGCAGGCGAGGGTTCACGTCACCTTCACCGGAGGCTGGGAGGATGCGACGCGTGACGCCGCGGCGACCAATGCGCTGATCGATGCGGGCTGTGACGTCATCACCTGCCATCTCGATGCGCCCGCGCCCATCATCGCGACGGCCGAGAGTCGTGGCGTCCGCAGTTGCGGCCACGCCTTCGATCAGGCGCCGCTCGCGCCCCGCGGCTATATCACCGGCGCCGACTATCACTGGACCGCGATGTTCCGCGGCTTCGTCGAGACCTGCCGCGGCGGCGGTGCCCTGCCCGACTTCGTCACCGGTGGCTACGACAAGGACTACGTGCGCTCGAGTCCGTTCGGTGCCGGTGCCAGCCCGGAGGCGATCGCGGCGGCCACGCGCGCCATCGCCGCGATGAAGGAAGGCCAGCCGATCTTCACCGGACCGCTCGACGACAACCGGGGGCGGCGAGTCCTCGCGGCAGGCACCACGCTCGGTGCCACGGCAGAAGCCCTCCAGCGCACCGACTATCTGCTCGACGGAGTCGTCGGCTCGCCCCCCTGA
- a CDS encoding DUF1993 domain-containing protein, translating to MIHTLVVGQFSKMLGNLVEILNEADKYAGEKKFDAAVLLHARLAPDQFDLIQQVRIACDTAKLGAARLAGTEKDAPVHADTEATLAEIKARIESTVAYLKSFTAQSFAGAAERRITQPRWNGKSLSGEEFLVQHVIPNFYFHVTTTYAILRHNGVPVGKKNYLGAMPYREAA from the coding sequence ATGATCCACACGCTCGTCGTCGGCCAGTTCAGCAAGATGCTGGGCAATCTGGTCGAGATCCTGAACGAAGCCGACAAGTATGCCGGCGAGAAGAAGTTCGACGCCGCCGTCCTGCTGCACGCGCGCCTGGCGCCCGATCAGTTCGACCTGATCCAGCAGGTCCGGATCGCCTGCGACACCGCCAAGCTCGGCGCCGCGCGTCTGGCCGGCACCGAGAAGGACGCGCCGGTCCACGCCGACACCGAAGCGACGCTGGCCGAGATCAAGGCGCGCATCGAGAGCACCGTCGCCTACCTGAAGAGCTTCACCGCCCAGTCGTTCGCCGGGGCTGCCGAGCGGCGGATCACCCAGCCGCGCTGGAACGGCAAGTCGCTGTCGGGCGAGGAGTTCCTCGTCCAGCACGTCATTCCGAACTTCTATTTCCACGTCACGACGACTTACGCGATCCTGCGCCACAACGGCGTCCCGGTCGGCAAGAAGAACTATCTGGGCGCGATGCCCTACCGCGAAGCGGCGTAA
- a CDS encoding aromatic ring-hydroxylating oxygenase subunit alpha — protein MAALLNETDLIDRILAHIDGKTTDKGTVVWREPVENYHSPERFEAELQVLRRVPMAFCPSAALPEPGSYIARTTVGTPLLVVRGTDGVVRGFRNACRHRGMKLEEGEGCKRAFACPYHAWTYGLDGALRHIPGEDGFPGLDKDAHGLVPVAAVQERNGIVFVTQDEPLSDGALGDLPEVLTDDYVLFNKIEFDDKANWKVLGETSMEGYHIKALHNQSFFPYGYDNLNVVELHGRNSRIVFPFRRIEKLRAMPREEWSTQGRITDVHQLFPNTHVSVLSSHAILIILEPVSPSETHWVVYQLAPRIKNGKPLDIEQARKDANFVQESGILEDRHAAREIQLGLASGANTHFTFGHYEQAIGHFHRHLTEHVEMLKAQTPLPR, from the coding sequence ATGGCTGCGCTGCTCAACGAAACCGACCTGATCGATCGCATCCTCGCGCACATCGACGGCAAGACAACCGACAAAGGGACAGTGGTCTGGCGCGAGCCGGTCGAGAACTATCATTCGCCCGAGCGGTTCGAGGCCGAGCTGCAGGTGCTGCGCCGCGTGCCGATGGCCTTCTGCCCCTCGGCGGCGCTGCCGGAGCCCGGCTCCTATATTGCGCGGACAACGGTGGGCACGCCGCTACTGGTGGTACGCGGTACCGACGGCGTGGTGCGCGGCTTCCGCAACGCCTGCCGTCATCGCGGCATGAAGCTCGAGGAAGGCGAGGGCTGCAAGCGCGCCTTCGCCTGCCCCTATCATGCCTGGACCTACGGGCTCGACGGCGCGTTGCGCCACATCCCGGGCGAGGACGGTTTCCCCGGCCTCGACAAGGACGCGCACGGGCTGGTGCCGGTCGCCGCGGTGCAGGAGCGGAACGGCATCGTGTTCGTGACGCAGGACGAGCCGCTGTCGGACGGCGCGCTGGGCGACCTCCCGGAAGTGCTGACCGACGACTACGTGCTGTTCAACAAGATCGAGTTCGACGACAAGGCGAACTGGAAGGTGCTGGGCGAGACCTCGATGGAGGGCTACCACATCAAGGCGCTGCACAATCAGTCGTTCTTTCCCTACGGCTACGACAACCTGAATGTCGTCGAGCTGCACGGCCGCAACTCACGCATCGTCTTCCCGTTCCGCCGCATCGAGAAGCTGCGAGCGATGCCGCGCGAGGAATGGAGCACGCAGGGCCGCATCACCGACGTCCACCAGCTCTTCCCCAACACCCATGTCAGCGTGCTGTCGAGCCACGCGATCCTGATCATCCTCGAGCCGGTGTCGCCGTCGGAGACGCACTGGGTCGTCTACCAGCTCGCGCCGCGCATCAAGAACGGCAAGCCGCTCGACATCGAGCAGGCCCGCAAGGATGCCAACTTCGTGCAGGAGAGCGGCATCCTGGAAGACCGCCACGCCGCCCGCGAGATCCAGCTTGGCCTCGCCTCGGGTGCCAACACCCACTTCACCTTCGGCCATTACGAGCAGGCGATCGGCCACTTCCATCGCCATCTCACCGAGCATGTGGAGATGCTGAAGGCTCAGACTCCTCTCCCCCGCTAG
- a CDS encoding Crp/Fnr family transcriptional regulator, translating to MSDVDRPRNIVLAGGWLSRTPASFQQAVLARCILRSFKAGAAIFRKGDPPGGLFGLVSGGLAVDIAPAERGPYMAYFLTPGAWFGGAPAFSGQPRQVGLRATRSTELLYLPLHAINAIIAEDPMAWRSFALVGFANLETAISVCDDLMIRDHTKRFIAMLLQLGSCRLATPTGGEPMEIDVGQAELATMANVARNTAGIILRTLAQGGFIDMSYRRIRIVDPDRLRARLTRRSATPKRPRSAEPDLHLVDPAAKAKRPAVEVGHRDRRT from the coding sequence ATGAGCGACGTCGACCGGCCTAGGAATATCGTCCTTGCAGGGGGCTGGCTCAGCCGAACGCCGGCATCCTTCCAGCAGGCGGTGCTCGCCCGGTGCATTCTGCGCAGTTTCAAGGCTGGCGCCGCGATCTTCCGCAAGGGCGATCCGCCGGGCGGCCTGTTCGGCCTGGTGAGCGGAGGTCTCGCCGTCGACATCGCGCCGGCCGAGCGCGGGCCCTACATGGCCTACTTCCTGACTCCCGGTGCCTGGTTCGGCGGCGCGCCGGCATTCAGCGGCCAGCCGCGGCAGGTCGGTTTGAGGGCCACGCGGAGCACGGAACTTCTCTATCTGCCGCTACACGCCATCAATGCGATCATTGCCGAGGATCCCATGGCGTGGCGGAGCTTTGCGCTGGTCGGCTTCGCCAACCTGGAGACCGCCATCTCGGTCTGCGACGACCTCATGATCCGCGACCATACCAAGCGCTTCATCGCCATGCTGCTGCAACTGGGCAGCTGCCGGCTGGCCACGCCAACGGGGGGCGAGCCGATGGAGATCGATGTCGGTCAGGCCGAACTCGCCACCATGGCCAATGTCGCGCGGAACACGGCGGGCATCATCCTGCGCACGCTTGCGCAAGGCGGGTTCATCGACATGTCCTACCGTCGCATCAGGATCGTCGATCCCGATCGGCTGCGGGCCAGGCTGACGCGGCGATCCGCGACGCCCAAACGCCCGCGGTCAGCGGAGCCCGACCTCCACCTTGTGGATCCTGCCGCCAAAGCGAAACGGCCGGCGGTCGAAGTAGGCCATCGAGACCGGCGAACCTAG